A genomic window from Lycium barbarum isolate Lr01 chromosome 4, ASM1917538v2, whole genome shotgun sequence includes:
- the LOC132637991 gene encoding uncharacterized protein LOC132637991, translating into MAMDTKLKLRDWARVSDLILDMIFQKWPSLSDCLCFGAVCKPWFFFVSNNNYDALRQRNGSSSVEELPLLMIFKGRASASTTNTSLYSVTRGKIVMDLEIPLIYGTQRCCGSSHGWLAFQGDFSFALYNPFTREKIDLPRLELRATKVILSKNPSTNPNDYEVMAMSWYWDDNRLAILKPGSSYWKFVCILSGSPTRDVIYYYERYYAVDYAGTVFSIDNTTFKYKKIAPPSIDYECSDFREFYLVKTTTNELLRVQILRPHDKPT; encoded by the coding sequence ATGGCCATGGATACAAAGTTAAAATTAAGAGACTGGGCAAGGGTTTCGGATTTGATACTCGacatgatttttcaaaaatggcctTCACTCTCTGATTGCTTATGTTTTGGCGCTGTATGCAAGCCATGGTTTTTCTTCGTATCCAACAACAATTATGACGCCCTACGACAACGCAACGGTTCTAGTTCTGTCGAAGAGCTTCCTCTGCTAATGATCTTTAAAGGTCGAGCTAGCGCGTCTACAACTAACACAAGCTTATACAGTGTGACCAGAGGTAAAATAGTTATGGATCTCGAGATACCATTAATATATGGGACTCAAAGATGTTGTGGTTCTTCTCATGGTTGGTTGGCTTTTCAAGGTGACTTTAGTTTCGCACTTTACAATCCTTTCACACGCGAGAAAATAGATCTTCCTCGTCTTGAACTTAGGGCCACTAAAGTCATTTTATCCAAGAACCCTTCGACCAATCCAAACGATTATGAGGTCATGGCTATGTCCTGGTACTGGGACGACAATAGACTGGCTATCCTAAAACCTGGTAGTAGTTATTGGAAATTCGTTTGTATTCTCAGTGGATCCCCTACACGTGATGTGATATACTACTATGAGAGATACTACGCTGTGGATTATGCTGGTACGGTTTTCTCTATAGACAACACTACTTTTAAATATAAGAAGATTGCACCACCATCAATTGATTATGAGTGTAGTGATTTCAGAGAATTTTATCTCGTAAAGACCACAACTAATGAGTTGCTAAGAGTTCAAATACTTCGTCCACATGATAAGCCCACATGA
- the LOC132636860 gene encoding probable protein arginine N-methyltransferase 1 isoform X1, with translation MDSQSNNENQNSASTSSNLEVDEDTAMCDSMVVGGDKTSADYYFDSYSHFGIHEEMLKDVVRTKTYQNVIYKNSFLFKDKVVLDVGAGTGILSLFCAKVGAKHVYAIECSSMADMAQEIVKQNGFSDVITVIKGKVEEIDLPVPQVDIIISEWMGYFLLYENMLDTVLYARDKWLVKDGLVLPDKASLCLTAIEDADYKEDKIEFWNSVYGFDMSCIRKQAMMEPLVDTVDQNQIVTNCQLLKTMDISKMTSGDASFTAPFKLIAERDDYIHAFVAYFDVSFTKCHKLMGFSTGPKSRGTHWKQTVLYLEDVISVCQGEAVEGSMTVAPNKKNPRDVDIMLKYSVNGRHCRVSRTQYYRMR, from the exons ATGGATTCACAAAGCAATAATGAGAATCAGAATTCAGCAAGCACAAGCTCAAATCTTGAAGTTGATGAAGATACTGCTATGTGTGACTCTATGGTGGTTGGTGGTGATAAGACTAGTGCTGATTATTATTTTGACTCATACTCTCATTTTG GTATTCACGAA GAGATGTTGAAGGATGTGGTAAGAACTAAGACCTACCAAAATGTAATCTATAAAAATTCCTTTCTTTTCAAGGATAAAGTGGTCCTTGATGTGGGAGCTGGGACAGGAATCCTGTCACTCTTTTGCGCAAAAGTTGGTGCCAAACATGTTTACGCG ATTGAATGCTCCAGTATGGCTGACATGGCACAAGAGATTGTAAAACAGAATGGATTTTCCGACG TTATAACAGTTATCAAGGGAAAGGTAGAGGAGATTGACCTACCCGTTCCACAAGTAGATATAATAATCTCTGAGTGGATGGGATACTTTCTGCTGTATGAGAACATGTTAGATACAGTCTTATATGCTCGTGACAAGTGGCTG GTAAAGGACGGTCTTGTTCTGCCGGATAAAGCTTCTCTCTGTTTGACAGCTATTGAAGATGCTGACTACAAGGAAGATAAGATTGAAT TTTGGAATAGTGTGTACGGTTTCGACATGAGCTGCATCCGGAAGCAAGCTATGATGGAACCTCTCGTTGACACAGTAGATCAAAATCAGATTGTTACAAACTGCCAGTTGCTGAAG ACAATGGACATTTCTAAGATGACTTCTGGGGATGCTTCCTTCACGGCTCCATTTAAGCTCATTGCAGAACGTGACGATTACATCCATGCCTTTGTAGCCTATTTTGATGTCTCTTTCACCAAGTGTCACAAGTTGATGGGCTTCTCAACAG GGCCAAAATCTCGAGGCACACATTGGAAGCAGACAGTTCTCTACCTGGAAGATGTGATTTCTGTTTGCCAAGGGGAAGCTGTAGAGGGGAGCATGACTGTGGCTCCTAACAAGAAAAATCCTCGAGATGTCGATATAATGCTCAAATACTCTGTAAATGGTCGGCACTGTCGCGTTTCAAGAACTCAGTATTATCGGATGCGATGA
- the LOC132636860 gene encoding protein arginine N-methyltransferase 1.1-like isoform X2: MRIRIQQAQAQILKLMKILLCVTLWWLVVIRLVLIIILTHTLILEMLKDVVRTKTYQNVIYKNSFLFKDKVVLDVGAGTGILSLFCAKVGAKHVYAIECSSMADMAQEIVKQNGFSDVITVIKGKVEEIDLPVPQVDIIISEWMGYFLLYENMLDTVLYARDKWLVKDGLVLPDKASLCLTAIEDADYKEDKIEFWNSVYGFDMSCIRKQAMMEPLVDTVDQNQIVTNCQLLKTMDISKMTSGDASFTAPFKLIAERDDYIHAFVAYFDVSFTKCHKLMGFSTGPKSRGTHWKQTVLYLEDVISVCQGEAVEGSMTVAPNKKNPRDVDIMLKYSVNGRHCRVSRTQYYRMR, translated from the exons ATGAGAATCAGAATTCAGCAAGCACAAGCTCAAATCTTGAAGTTGATGAAGATACTGCTATGTGTGACTCTATGGTGGTTGGTGGTGATAAGACTAGTGCTGATTATTATTTTGACTCATACTCTCATTTTG GAGATGTTGAAGGATGTGGTAAGAACTAAGACCTACCAAAATGTAATCTATAAAAATTCCTTTCTTTTCAAGGATAAAGTGGTCCTTGATGTGGGAGCTGGGACAGGAATCCTGTCACTCTTTTGCGCAAAAGTTGGTGCCAAACATGTTTACGCG ATTGAATGCTCCAGTATGGCTGACATGGCACAAGAGATTGTAAAACAGAATGGATTTTCCGACG TTATAACAGTTATCAAGGGAAAGGTAGAGGAGATTGACCTACCCGTTCCACAAGTAGATATAATAATCTCTGAGTGGATGGGATACTTTCTGCTGTATGAGAACATGTTAGATACAGTCTTATATGCTCGTGACAAGTGGCTG GTAAAGGACGGTCTTGTTCTGCCGGATAAAGCTTCTCTCTGTTTGACAGCTATTGAAGATGCTGACTACAAGGAAGATAAGATTGAAT TTTGGAATAGTGTGTACGGTTTCGACATGAGCTGCATCCGGAAGCAAGCTATGATGGAACCTCTCGTTGACACAGTAGATCAAAATCAGATTGTTACAAACTGCCAGTTGCTGAAG ACAATGGACATTTCTAAGATGACTTCTGGGGATGCTTCCTTCACGGCTCCATTTAAGCTCATTGCAGAACGTGACGATTACATCCATGCCTTTGTAGCCTATTTTGATGTCTCTTTCACCAAGTGTCACAAGTTGATGGGCTTCTCAACAG GGCCAAAATCTCGAGGCACACATTGGAAGCAGACAGTTCTCTACCTGGAAGATGTGATTTCTGTTTGCCAAGGGGAAGCTGTAGAGGGGAGCATGACTGTGGCTCCTAACAAGAAAAATCCTCGAGATGTCGATATAATGCTCAAATACTCTGTAAATGGTCGGCACTGTCGCGTTTCAAGAACTCAGTATTATCGGATGCGATGA
- the LOC132636859 gene encoding splicing factor U2af large subunit A, translated as MLQPGGSPTKVLCLTNVVSPDELKDDENYEDITEDMRTECAKFGNLVNLVIPRPRLDGEPTPGVGKVFLEYVDVENSSRAQQGLSGRKFGGNPVVAVFYAENKFLEGDYEG; from the exons ATGCTACAACCTGGTGGATCTCCTACGAAAGTCTTATGCCTAACAAATGTGGTTAGCCCGGATGAGCTCAAAGATGATGAAAACTATGAAGATATAACGGAAGATATGAGAACGGAGTGTGCAAAGTTCG GTAATTTAGTGAACTTAGTCATCCCACGCCCAAGGCTTGATGGTGAACCTACACCAGGGGTTGGAAAG GTCTTTTTGGAGTATGTCGACGTGGAGAATTCTTCGAGAGCTCAACAAGGGTTGAGTGGCAGAAAATTCGGAGGAAACCCAGTTGTTGCTGTCTTTTATGCAGAGAACAAGTTCTTGGAGGGGGATTACGAGGGCTAG